In Coregonus clupeaformis isolate EN_2021a chromosome 7, ASM2061545v1, whole genome shotgun sequence, one genomic interval encodes:
- the LOC121551828 gene encoding uncharacterized protein LOC121551828 has product MHWLPLVAMVIASALPFPHSPVASTVAAMMEPGSSLDNHTEDMDDSSSRSGSYSTLPAPQASVDYNSHSNASLKDYNLTADSGRADSTKHLSMMGVKKDYNNHIIIKKEVQTLKGKRKQQSYLSKSNFHTENTNSVGLNKYSNTDGGKLGSTNGSSRQDYPSQENYVLVDYKSDSSRAGDDSSFTDMAQKENPHHSLDPRTDKQDLRPPNMSVVETYKPSTTAGHHSQTGPDPSSQRAPQRAEARTESSDNRGEEGREGAPWAGAEKGPELSEEGLGMEVGLGLGLGLGLRGLQEKQELVFLDAHPRVLFSASPPEHPPLLLMLESGMLPMEGDDKEEEEEVADADGHMEGHGDRETDGSVPLSWVDTLRGAREPPRPAHRHKRSHLSHTRRGEMPVCESESVWVTDKTTVIDDKGHTVNIVPEIKTVKGLLKQYFYETRCRQEGQQRGGGPQREAGGAGPSAAGTGTEAIGVSGASCRGVDIRQWVSQCKAKDTYVRALTVDNRGLQGWRWVRINSSCVCVLLSRVTRHYRGRE; this is encoded by the coding sequence ATGCACTGGCTTCCCCTGGTTGCCATGGTGATTGCCTCGGCCCTGCCCTTCCCTCACAGCCCTGTGGCCAGTACTGTTGCTGCGATGATGGAGCCCGGCAGTAGCCTGGACAACCACACAGAGGACATGGATGACTCTTCCAGTCGCTCCGGATCTTACTCCACACTTCCAGCTCCTCAGGCCTCTGTGGACTACAACTCCCACAGTAATGCCTCACTCAAGGACTACAACTTGACTGCTGATTCTGGCAGAGCAGACAGTACAAAACACCTCAGCATGATGGGTGTCAAGAAAGACTACAATAACCACATCATAATTAAAAAGGAGGTGCAAACTTTGAAAGGGAAGCGAAAACAACAAAGTTATCTATCAAAAAGCAATTTTCATACAGAAAATACAAACAGCGTCGGTTTAAATAAATATTCTAACACTGATGGAGGAAAACTCGGGAGCACCAATGGCAGCAGTCGTCAGGACTACCCCTCCCAGGAGAACTATGTACTAGTGGACTATAAATCAGACAGCAGTAGAGCTGGTGATGACAGCAGCTTTACAGACATGGCTCAGAAGGAAAACCCTCATCACTCTCTAGACCCCAGGACCGATAAACAGGATCTCAGACCTCCCAACATGTCTGTGGTGGAAACGTACAAACCTTCCACTACTGCTGGACACCACAGTCAAACTGGGCCAGATCCCTCCAGTCAGAGGGCCCCGCAGAGAGCAGAGGCTAGGACAGAGAGCAGTGataacaggggagaggaggggagggagggtgctCCTTGGGCAGGGGCTGAGAAAGGTCCGGAGCTGTCAGAGGAAGGCTTAGGAATGGAAGTAGGACTAGGTTTAGGGCTGGGTCTGGGTCTGAGAGGTTTACAGGAGAAGCAAGAGCTGGTGTTTTTAGATGCACATCCGCGGGTCCtgttctctgcctctcctccagagcacccacccctcctcctcaTGCTGGAGTCAGGCATGCTGCCCATGGAAGGAGAcgacaaggaggaggaggaggaggtggcggACGCAGACGGACACATGGAGGGCcatggggacagagagacagacgggagCGTGCCGCTGAGCTGGGTGGACACTCTCAGGGGGGCTAGGGAGCCCCCTCGCCCCGCCCACAGGCACAAGCGCTCGCACTTGTCCCACACCAGGCGGGGTGAGATGCCGGTGTGCGAGTCGGAGAGCGTGTGGGTGACGGACAAGACGACGGTCATCGACGATAAGGGTCACACGGTCAACATCGTGCCAGAGATCAAGACGGTCAAGGGGCTGCTTAAGCAGTACTTCTATGAGACTCGCTGCCGCCAGGAGGGGCAGCAGAGGGGCGGGGGGCCGCAGCGGGAGGCAGGGGGGGCAGGGCCCTCGGCAGCGGGCACAGGGACAGAGGCCATAGGTGTGTCCGGGGCCAGCTGCCGGGGCGTGGATATCAGGCAGTGGGTGAGTCAGTGTAAGGCCAAGGACACATATGTCCGAGCCCTCACTGTTGACAACAGAGGTCTGCAGGGCTGGAGGTGGGTCCGCATCAACTCATCCTGCGTGTGTGTTCTACTGTCCAGAGTAACCAGGCACTACAGAGGAAGGGAGTGA